The window GGCGCTGGGCAATCCGGGCGAGCATGGCGTCGAGTGCCGCGGACGCGTTCTCCAGCTCCATGCGCACGGGAATGACCGCCAGGGGCGCGAGCGCAGAGAGGTATCCGCCCAGGTTGACGGCATCCTTTTCCGTGGTGACGAAGCCGCCGGCGCGGTTCTCAGCGGCCAACGAGCGCAGGTCGTGGATGTCGCGCTCGCGGTAGAGGTGATGGTCGCGGAACACGGCTTCGGCGGCGGGCTCGATGCCGGCCTTGCGAAGTTGCAGGAAGAAAGACTGCGGACGAGCGATGCCGCAGAACACCACGGGGTGCAGCGGAACGTCGCGCGGCAGGATGCCACGGCGCGCGCGCCATACCAGTTTGCCTTCAAGCGGAAAGGCTTCGGGGTCAGCCCCACCGGCGAGCACAACAACATCGGCGCGGCGCAGCGCGGCCAGCGGCTCGCGCAGACGGCCGGCCGGCAGCAGGCGGTCGCGGGCGTCCTCGGGAATGACCAGCACGATGTCGAAGTCGCGGGCCAGGGCACGGTGCTGGAAGCCGTCGTCGAGCAGGTGGAGCTGCGGTCCGAACTTTTCTTCGGCGGCGCGGCCGGCTGCCCAGCGGTCTTCGCCGACGAAGACGGGGCACTTCAGGCGGCGCGCGATCAGCA of the Terriglobales bacterium genome contains:
- the lpxK gene encoding tetraacyldisaccharide 4'-kinase, with product MSAFSSLFGAVVRGRNALYDRGFIPQRRLQGPVVSVGNLSVGGAGKTPFLILLGELLAARGIAFDVLSRGYGRRSKGVREVDPGGLPEEFGDEPLLIARRLKCPVFVGEDRWAAGRAAEEKFGPQLHLLDDGFQHRALARDFDIVLVIPEDARDRLLPAGRLREPLAALRRADVVVLAGGADPEAFPLEGKLVWRARRGILPRDVPLHPVVFCGIARPQSFFLQLRKAGIEPAAEAVFRDHHLYRERDIHDLRSLAAENRAGGFVTTEKDAVNLGGYLSALAPLAVIPVRMELENASAALDAMLARIAQRRPRPA